In Alkalihalobacillus sp. TS-13, the following are encoded in one genomic region:
- the ligD gene encoding non-homologous end-joining DNA ligase → MASSSKSDGQLNIEGNTIQVTSLDKILYPKMAINKQTYLQYLIEVKSVMLPFLKNRCLTVKRYPHGMFDDFFYQKNCPDYAPSFVETFQQDDIRYILCNDLSTLIWLGNQLALEFHIPFNKVTSVCPSEIVFDLDPPSRDHFSLAIEAALQIKTILDRLELHSFVKTSGNKGLQIYIPLQENQFTYEDTRIFTQFVAEYLVDQSPDSFTIERLKNKRGSRCYIDFLQHAEGKTIIAPYSLRGNDEGLVATPLEWNEVDQQLTPLQFTMDAVLERLENQECPFTKMDAARKKQPFERILTGLLKQKNG, encoded by the coding sequence ATGGCAAGCTCTTCAAAATCAGATGGACAATTGAACATCGAAGGGAACACGATTCAAGTCACCAGCCTCGATAAGATCCTTTATCCAAAAATGGCGATCAACAAACAAACATATCTACAGTATTTGATTGAAGTAAAAAGCGTGATGCTTCCATTTCTGAAGAATCGCTGTCTGACTGTCAAACGCTATCCTCATGGCATGTTCGATGATTTTTTCTATCAAAAGAATTGTCCCGATTACGCACCGTCATTTGTAGAGACGTTCCAACAGGACGATATCCGGTATATATTGTGCAATGACCTTTCAACGCTGATCTGGTTGGGAAATCAGCTTGCACTTGAATTCCACATACCATTCAATAAAGTGACTTCCGTCTGCCCCTCAGAAATCGTATTCGACCTTGATCCGCCTTCAAGGGATCATTTTTCTTTGGCAATCGAAGCTGCCTTGCAAATCAAAACCATCCTTGATCGCCTTGAACTGCATTCATTTGTGAAAACGTCAGGAAACAAAGGTTTGCAAATATACATTCCGCTGCAAGAAAACCAGTTTACATACGAGGATACGAGAATATTCACCCAATTCGTCGCTGAATATCTGGTTGATCAATCTCCGGATTCATTTACGATCGAACGCCTGAAAAATAAACGTGGCTCGAGGTGTTATATTGATTTTCTACAGCACGCGGAAGGAAAGACGATTATTGCCCCCTACTCATTAAGAGGAAATGATGAAGGTCTGGTAGCGACCCCTCTTGAATGGAATGAAGTCGATCAACAATTGACGCCTCTTCAATTTACAATGGACGCTGTTCTCGAACGGCTCGAAAATCAGGAATGCCCGTTTACGAAAATGGATGCTGCACGGAAAAAACAACCATTCGAACGGATTTTGACGGGGCTTTTGAAACAGAAAAACGGATGA
- a CDS encoding DUF3445 domain-containing protein encodes MSHIKDFPFPFTKDQYAYSNNSVLLDPAKTVTITDVYKNEIELKRKLLRENHERCFCSLPISIESQWEAMVLIFSELASYSPDHFTFKKKGNDCLFQNHLLEEEESFVFRNSSSIDFEPLDVAGRHVQEDLIIMGDRHDGLFLEAGQLCFPSNWSLAFVQGMEFKSIHTPVPGIQKDSFINKVERFISKIRPGAAWERKNWSITVTNKLDTPLETYSEWGKRRKEVTAENVGEVIHLRVEVQRLLRLPMNHDVLFTIHTYLLPLEELIQNGDWLKIFYRNIKTLPEDIAEYKGILNYREELLCFLEEQLGKERIDQ; translated from the coding sequence ATGTCACATATAAAAGATTTCCCATTTCCGTTCACCAAGGACCAATATGCATACTCGAATAATTCTGTACTGTTGGATCCGGCGAAAACCGTAACCATCACGGATGTTTATAAAAACGAAATAGAGCTGAAAAGGAAGTTGTTGCGGGAAAATCACGAGCGATGCTTTTGCTCACTCCCGATTTCAATAGAATCTCAATGGGAGGCGATGGTGCTGATTTTCAGTGAGCTTGCCTCTTATTCGCCTGATCATTTCACTTTTAAAAAAAAAGGGAATGACTGCTTGTTCCAAAACCATCTCCTGGAGGAAGAAGAATCATTCGTATTCCGGAACTCGTCATCGATCGACTTCGAACCGCTTGACGTGGCAGGAAGACATGTCCAAGAAGACTTGATCATCATGGGCGATCGACATGATGGACTCTTTTTGGAAGCAGGTCAATTATGTTTTCCATCGAATTGGTCACTCGCATTTGTCCAGGGAATGGAGTTCAAATCAATTCACACGCCAGTACCTGGAATCCAAAAGGACAGTTTCATCAATAAGGTTGAACGGTTCATTTCGAAGATCCGTCCCGGGGCCGCCTGGGAAAGGAAGAATTGGTCGATCACGGTCACCAACAAGCTTGATACACCTTTAGAGACTTATTCAGAGTGGGGAAAGCGCCGGAAGGAAGTCACAGCTGAGAATGTAGGCGAGGTGATTCACCTGCGGGTGGAAGTTCAAAGACTGCTCAGGCTGCCTATGAATCATGATGTACTTTTCACGATCCATACGTACCTATTACCCCTCGAAGAATTGATCCAAAATGGTGATTGGCTCAAAATCTTTTATCGCAACATTAAAACGCTTCCTGAAGATATTGCGGAATACAAAGGCATTTTAAATTATCGTGAAGAATTGCTCTGTTTTCTGGAAGAACAATTAGGAAAAGAGCGGATCGATCAATGA
- a CDS encoding sugar ABC transporter permease: MSMKKQKLIRLTMSYIAIFITIAIVIYPVLWIVGSSFNPGNSLSGSTIIPKNASLKHYQELFDLSSSNYLYWYWNTLKICIVTMVLSVTMIALMGYSFSRYRFIGRKNGLMTFLILQMIPNFAALIAIYVLAVQTKLIDTHLALILLYTGGLLPMNTWLAKGYFDTIPKELDESARIDGAGHFRIFWQIILPLAKPILAVIALFSFITPFADFILAKVILRSEEKYTLAVGLYNLVAKQFGGEFTEFAAGAVLIAIPISLLFLSLQRYLISGLTAGGTKG; the protein is encoded by the coding sequence ATGAGCATGAAAAAACAAAAGCTTATTCGTCTCACAATGTCATATATAGCAATCTTCATTACTATTGCCATTGTCATCTATCCAGTCCTATGGATTGTAGGTTCTTCGTTCAATCCGGGAAACAGTTTGTCAGGGTCGACGATTATCCCGAAAAATGCGTCATTAAAACATTACCAAGAGTTGTTCGATCTTAGTTCAAGCAATTATCTGTACTGGTATTGGAACACGTTGAAAATCTGTATCGTTACGATGGTTCTTTCTGTGACGATGATTGCTTTGATGGGGTATTCTTTTTCGAGATATCGATTCATTGGGCGGAAGAATGGTTTGATGACGTTCTTGATCCTGCAGATGATCCCCAACTTCGCAGCATTGATCGCGATTTATGTGCTGGCAGTACAAACAAAGCTTATCGATACACACCTGGCTTTGATTCTGCTTTATACTGGTGGATTGCTGCCGATGAATACATGGCTTGCTAAGGGTTACTTCGATACGATTCCGAAAGAGCTTGATGAATCAGCACGTATAGATGGTGCAGGACATTTCCGGATCTTCTGGCAGATCATCCTGCCGCTTGCCAAACCGATCCTTGCAGTCATAGCATTGTTCAGTTTCATTACACCTTTCGCTGACTTCATCCTTGCAAAGGTGATCTTGCGTAGTGAAGAAAAATATACACTGGCAGTCGGGCTATACAATCTGGTAGCAAAGCAATTCGGTGGTGAGTTCACAGAATTTGCAGCCGGGGCGGTGTTGATTGCAATCCCGATTTCATTATTGTTCTTGTCGCTACAGCGTTACCTCATTTCAGGTTTGACTGCAGGCGGAACGAAAGGTTAA
- a CDS encoding sugar ABC transporter permease codes for MIDTNQNSTAHRKKALLLSLIPGLGQLYNRQYLKALAFIVLTFSFIIAFKDLLNMGLWGIVTLGEELPRDHSIFLLVEGIIAILVLVIGLCVYALNLYDAHLNGKKRDLGIALNSIREQYRNVIDTGFPYLMLSPGFFLLIFVVIFPILFVILLAFTNYDLYHSPPARLVDWVGFQNFIDIFKLDIWRRTFISVFSWTVIWTFVATTIQIAIGIFLAVLLNQKDLKFKKLFRTILILPWAIPAFVSILVFAGMFNVTFGAINNDILALFGIDPIPWQTDPFWAKIALIMIQSWLGFPFIFAMVTGVLQSIPEELYEAATVDGASILQKFRTITLPLILYAIAPILITQYTFNFNNFNVIFLFNGGGPPMAGQTAGSTDILISWIYSLTLESKQYAKAAAITMILSLIVISVALWQFRRTKSFKEEDMM; via the coding sequence ATGATAGATACGAACCAAAACAGTACCGCCCATCGGAAAAAAGCATTATTGTTGTCCCTGATCCCAGGGCTAGGACAACTATACAATCGCCAATATCTCAAAGCGCTCGCATTCATCGTTTTGACGTTTTCATTCATCATCGCATTCAAAGATTTGCTGAACATGGGGCTATGGGGAATCGTCACACTAGGGGAAGAACTGCCGCGTGATCATTCCATTTTCCTGCTTGTAGAAGGGATCATCGCGATCCTTGTCCTGGTGATCGGACTTTGTGTATACGCACTTAATCTCTATGACGCCCATTTGAATGGGAAAAAGCGCGATTTAGGTATTGCGCTGAATTCGATTCGTGAGCAGTACCGTAACGTCATCGACACCGGATTTCCGTATCTCATGTTGTCGCCAGGCTTTTTCTTACTTATATTCGTGGTGATTTTTCCAATCCTTTTCGTCATACTGCTCGCTTTTACAAACTACGATCTGTATCATTCACCGCCAGCTAGGTTAGTAGATTGGGTTGGGTTCCAGAACTTCATCGATATTTTCAAGTTGGATATCTGGCGTAGAACATTTATCAGTGTATTCTCCTGGACAGTCATCTGGACATTCGTTGCCACTACCATACAAATTGCAATCGGAATCTTCCTGGCTGTTTTGCTGAACCAAAAAGATTTGAAGTTCAAAAAGCTATTCAGAACCATCTTGATTTTACCATGGGCGATTCCAGCTTTCGTATCGATCCTTGTTTTTGCTGGAATGTTCAATGTCACATTCGGGGCCATCAATAACGACATCCTTGCTTTATTCGGCATCGATCCGATTCCTTGGCAGACGGACCCATTCTGGGCGAAAATCGCTTTGATCATGATCCAGTCCTGGCTGGGATTCCCATTCATTTTTGCGATGGTAACGGGGGTTCTCCAGTCGATTCCGGAAGAATTGTACGAAGCTGCAACTGTTGATGGCGCTTCGATCCTGCAAAAATTCCGTACGATAACATTGCCATTGATCCTTTATGCGATTGCACCAATCTTGATTACGCAATATACGTTCAACTTCAATAACTTTAATGTCATCTTCCTTTTCAACGGGGGAGGTCCTCCGATGGCCGGGCAGACGGCTGGGTCGACCGACATTCTGATTTCATGGATTTACAGTCTGACATTAGAGTCAAAGCAATATGCGAAGGCGGCTGCTATTACGATGATCCTATCCTTGATCGTCATCTCAGTTGCATTATGGCAGTTTAGAAGAACGAAATCTTTTAAAGAGGAGGATATGATGTAA
- a CDS encoding PDR/VanB family oxidoreductase, with protein MKQTMPLTVEKIEKETDTITTFTLTSEDFVLPQFGAGSHITVHLPMGRRQYSLVNNPLEMNNEYRIAVKKISAQHGGSGFMHECVREGDTLTISTPDNFLPLKTEAKHHVFFAGGIGITPFMSMMAYLKEIGHSFELHYAARSEKECAFYHHIQHHYQDAVSCFFMDREEKTKRLQQAMQNRTMGTHMYICGPQPFMNMLVDYAHELGYPNKVIHEERFQPASVIENPQPFSVTVTKSEKTFQVKSDQTLLDALNEQRIDVPFNCRMGVCGTCEVGVEAGEILHCESFLTEEEKEDKMLTCVSRGVDHIKLDL; from the coding sequence ATGAAGCAAACTATGCCATTAACTGTAGAAAAAATTGAAAAGGAAACAGATACTATTACCACGTTCACTCTTACATCGGAAGATTTCGTGCTGCCCCAATTCGGAGCAGGTTCGCATATAACAGTCCACTTGCCAATGGGAAGACGGCAATACTCGCTTGTAAACAATCCACTAGAGATGAATAACGAATATAGGATTGCTGTAAAAAAAATCAGTGCTCAACACGGAGGCTCCGGCTTTATGCATGAATGTGTCAGAGAGGGGGACACATTGACCATTTCCACCCCGGATAACTTCTTACCACTCAAGACAGAAGCAAAGCACCATGTTTTCTTTGCTGGCGGAATAGGTATCACCCCGTTCATGTCCATGATGGCGTATCTTAAGGAAATTGGGCACAGCTTTGAGCTTCACTATGCTGCACGGAGTGAAAAGGAATGCGCATTCTATCACCATATCCAACATCATTATCAAGATGCAGTGTCCTGTTTCTTCATGGATAGAGAAGAGAAAACAAAAAGACTGCAACAGGCAATGCAAAACAGAACAATGGGAACGCATATGTACATATGCGGACCGCAACCTTTCATGAACATGCTGGTCGATTATGCTCATGAGCTTGGCTACCCGAATAAAGTCATTCATGAGGAGCGGTTCCAACCTGCCTCCGTGATTGAAAACCCGCAGCCTTTTTCCGTGACCGTCACCAAGTCGGAAAAGACCTTCCAAGTAAAGAGCGATCAAACCTTATTGGATGCTCTAAATGAACAAAGAATCGACGTCCCTTTTAATTGTCGGATGGGTGTTTGTGGTACGTGTGAAGTGGGAGTGGAGGCAGGGGAAATCCTCCATTGTGAATCGTTTCTGACTGAAGAAGAAAAGGAAGATAAAATGCTTACCTGTGTTTCGCGGGGAGTCGACCACATTAAACTCGACCTCTGA
- the ligD gene encoding non-homologous end-joining DNA ligase, whose translation MMRHRPMLPTLSSRLPEGEDWFYEIKYDGFRSLLYIDHTHIDFYSRNLKSLKENFPEILSEAERIRETSNDELPMLLDGELCILESDFKASFSSIQKRGRLKNELKIQQQQFQLPATLLVFDLLIQSGKSLMDSSYKQRKELLQQWMESHDFPKVSKENASRIQWLPHTLAGDVLFEDVQKHHGEGVVAKRLKSLWLPGKRTKEWLKVKRLFHGFFIISGFDEKNGYAHVAVLDGSELISCGVFSHGLEGKEREALIQIVKNNQIKKTGSFIEIAPRICVELAFLEIHENQLRQPRFIQFRLDIHWEDCTWQALQNQMDN comes from the coding sequence ATGATGCGTCACAGACCTATGCTGCCAACCCTCTCCTCCAGACTTCCTGAAGGAGAGGATTGGTTTTATGAAATCAAATATGACGGCTTTCGAAGCCTTCTCTATATCGATCACACGCATATCGATTTTTACAGCAGGAATTTGAAATCTTTGAAAGAGAATTTTCCTGAAATCCTATCAGAAGCGGAGAGAATCCGGGAGACCTCCAATGATGAACTCCCTATGCTACTTGACGGAGAGCTCTGTATATTGGAATCTGATTTCAAAGCTTCTTTCTCATCTATCCAAAAGCGAGGAAGACTGAAAAATGAGCTGAAAATCCAACAGCAACAATTCCAACTCCCTGCCACTCTATTAGTATTCGATTTACTGATCCAAAGTGGGAAATCTCTTATGGATTCTTCCTACAAACAAAGGAAAGAACTTCTTCAACAATGGATGGAGTCGCATGACTTTCCAAAAGTATCGAAAGAGAATGCGAGCAGAATCCAATGGCTACCGCATACACTGGCTGGCGACGTTCTATTTGAGGACGTGCAAAAACATCATGGAGAGGGTGTCGTTGCAAAACGGCTAAAAAGTCTATGGCTTCCGGGCAAACGTACGAAAGAATGGTTGAAGGTTAAACGATTATTTCACGGATTTTTCATCATCAGCGGATTTGACGAGAAAAACGGTTATGCCCACGTTGCTGTCCTTGACGGTTCTGAATTGATATCATGCGGCGTATTCTCACATGGGTTAGAAGGAAAAGAAAGAGAAGCGCTGATCCAGATCGTCAAAAACAACCAAATCAAAAAAACAGGATCCTTTATTGAAATAGCACCTCGTATTTGTGTGGAGCTGGCATTCCTTGAGATACACGAAAATCAATTGCGACAGCCTCGATTCATACAATTCAGACTCGACATCCACTGGGAGGATTGCACATGGCAAGCTCTTCAAAATCAGATGGACAATTGA
- a CDS encoding LacI family DNA-binding transcriptional regulator, with translation MAVTIKDVAKLANVAPSTVSRVVANNPRISEETKRKVREAMDYLGYHPNFTARSLANRSSRAIGLVMPSSAEKAFQNPFFPEVLRGISTKAHEKEYTLLMSTGTTEEEIYRAVVGMVQGRRVDGIVLLYSRVDDRIMNYLYEQEFPFTVIGKPYKNDNLINHVDNDNYRAAKELTEHHIEKGHERIGFVGGSLNLVVTTDRLLGYEKALQNAKIPYREDYVINADFAVEDGQKAVSELMSLKEPPTALVVTDDLMALGVLRMLDDMGMTVPEDVSVSSFNNAMIAELSTPALTSVDINIYELGYQAVDALLQSLVKPDAPAKKVKIKHEIIIRQSSCGVRNK, from the coding sequence TTGGCTGTAACAATTAAAGATGTAGCAAAACTTGCGAATGTTGCTCCCTCGACAGTATCCCGTGTCGTAGCGAACAACCCGAGGATCAGCGAAGAGACGAAGAGGAAAGTCCGCGAAGCGATGGACTACTTAGGTTATCACCCGAACTTCACTGCTCGCAGTCTTGCGAACCGAAGTTCACGAGCAATCGGTCTTGTGATGCCGAGTTCCGCAGAGAAGGCGTTCCAAAACCCTTTCTTCCCAGAGGTGTTGCGTGGGATCAGTACGAAGGCACATGAAAAAGAATACACATTGCTCATGTCAACCGGGACGACAGAAGAGGAAATCTATCGTGCGGTCGTCGGTATGGTCCAAGGAAGAAGAGTAGATGGAATCGTCCTTTTATACTCTCGTGTGGATGATCGTATCATGAACTACTTGTACGAACAGGAATTTCCGTTCACTGTTATTGGGAAACCCTATAAAAACGATAATCTTATCAATCATGTCGATAATGATAACTATCGGGCAGCCAAAGAACTGACCGAGCATCATATAGAGAAGGGACACGAACGGATCGGATTTGTCGGGGGGAGTCTCAATCTGGTCGTAACGACTGACCGGTTGCTAGGCTATGAAAAAGCGTTACAAAACGCTAAGATACCTTATCGGGAAGATTACGTCATCAATGCTGATTTTGCGGTAGAGGATGGTCAGAAGGCAGTTTCCGAATTGATGTCACTTAAGGAACCACCTACTGCACTAGTGGTGACGGATGATCTTATGGCACTTGGCGTTTTGAGGATGCTTGACGATATGGGAATGACCGTTCCGGAGGATGTCTCTGTATCCAGCTTCAATAACGCAATGATCGCGGAGCTCTCTACACCCGCTTTGACATCAGTTGACATCAATATATATGAATTAGGTTATCAAGCGGTGGACGCACTGCTCCAATCCCTTGTAAAACCAGATGCACCAGCTAAAAAGGTGAAAATTAAACATGAAATCATCATAAGACAGTCAAGCTGTGGTGTAAGGAATAAATAA